A window of Rhinatrema bivittatum chromosome 2, aRhiBiv1.1, whole genome shotgun sequence contains these coding sequences:
- the LOC115085856 gene encoding zinc finger protein 658B-like isoform X1, producing the protein MPAGVSAQVPVTFEDVAVSFSQEEWGYLEEWQKELYKEVMKENYQTLSSLGTGSPTITPEIISHIERGEEPYIRDEPGSEEGGTGKSSCSEIKESKRRHEEMHPEESSKHLEVTKAVSEKDGADTCLCCEWEEIWNQCKPEERLRNPETVTPYEQSTQQPREYAGLSLSSGSECANILIKVHQRIQTRDKSFPCSECNKSFIYPSQLKIHQKIHLGGKQFTCTDYNKSYTWKSKRKRHQRMHTTEKPFTCTKCDKDFSAKAELKIHKRLHMVGKSFTCTVCEKSFALKSHLEKHQINHKGEKPLTYTECDKSLYTKPERKKRQRLHKEANQFICTICDKSFIYKCLLKKHERIHTGEKPFTCTDCDKSFHSKHELKMHERLHTGEKLFTCTECDKGFIYKCLLKKHERIHTGEKPFTCSDCDKSFGSKHEQKMHERKHTGEKLFTCMVCDKSFIYKCLLKKHEKIHSGEKSFACSERDKRINQKSHLKLYQIKHKREKPLKCPECDKGFSTKSELKRHESIHTGEKPFKCTECDKNFRSKHELKMHKRKHTGEKLFTCTECDKSFIYKCLLKKHERIHTGEKPFTCNDCDKSFHSKHELKMHERLHTGEKLFTCTECDKGFIYKCLLKKHERSHTGEKPITCSESNKRFQQKCHFKRQQINQKREKSLTCTECEKCFSTKSELKRHESIHTGEKPFTCTECEKSFSHKYLLKNHERVHTGEKPFACTECDKSFRSKPELKLHESIHTGEKPFICCECNKNFRSKHELKKHESIHSGEKPFMCTNCDKCFISKAHLKVHERIHTEEKPFKCIECDKNFRTKPELKKHERIHSAEKPFTCTECDKSFRSKPELKIHEMVHTGEKPFTCTECTKRFSRKSKLKKHERIHTGEKPFTCTQCDKSFSWKSDLKKHERIHTGDKPFTCSECDKCFRWKFELKIHKRIHTGEKPFTCMVCDKSFSRKSQLKSHERIHTGEKPFTCNECDKCFRCKSKLIRHERIHTGEKPFSCIDCDKGFSRKSQLKSHERIHLVKK; encoded by the coding sequence AGATCAAGGAGTCCAAGAGAAGACATGAGGAGATGCATCCTGAGGAATCCAGTAAACATCTGGAAGTGACTAAAGCAGTATCGGAGAAAGATGGAGCAGATACCTGCCTGTGTTGTGAATGGGAGGAAATCTGGAATCAGTGCAAGCCAGAGGAAAGGCTGAGAAACCCTGAGACTGTGACTCCCTATGAGCAAAGTACACAGCAGCCAAGAGAATATGCTGGGTTGAGTCTCTCTTCAGGCAGTGAATGTGCAAATATATTAATAAAAGTTCACCAGAGGATTCAAACAAGAGATAAATCATTtccatgtagtgaatgtaataaaagcttcatttATCCATCACAACTGAAAATACACCAGAAGATCCACTTAGGAGGAAAGCAATTTACATGTACAGACTATAATAAAAGCTACACGtggaaatcaaaaagaaaaaggcaTCAAAGGATGCATACAACAGAGAAACCATTCACTTGCACTAAGTGTGATAAAGATTTCAGTGCGAAAGCAGAACTGAAAATACACAAAAGGCTCCACATGGTAGGAAAATCATTCACATGTACAGTATGTGAAAAATCCTTTGCGCTGAAATCTCATCtggaaaagcaccaaataaaccACAAGGGAGAAAAACCATTAACATACACAGAATGTGATAAAAGTTTATATACAAAACCAGAACGGAAAAAGCGTCAAAGGCTACACAAAGAAGCGAACCAATTTATATGCACTatatgtgataaaagcttcatttacaaatgtttattgaaaaagcatgaaagaatccacacaggagagaaaccatttacttgCACTGATTGTGACAAAAGCTTTCATTCCAAACATGAACTGAAAATGCATGAAAGATTACATACAGGAGAGAagctatttacatgcactgagtgtgataaagGCTTCATTTacaaatgtttattgaaaaaacatgaaaggatccacactggagagaaaccatttacatgctctGATTGTGATAAAAGCTTTGGTTCAAAACATGAACAGAAAATGCATGAAAGGaagcacacaggagagaaactgTTTACATGCATGgtgtgtgataaaagcttcatttacaaatgtttattgaaaaagcaTGAAAAAATCCACTCGGGAGAGAAATCATTTGCATGCAGTGAACGTGATAAAAGAATTAACCAGAAATCTCATCTAAAACTGTACCAAATAAAGCACAAGCGAGAAAAACCTTTAAAATGTCCTGAGTGTGACAAAGGTTTCTCTACAAAATCAGAACTGAAAAGGCATGAAAgtatccacacaggagagaaaccatttaaatgcactGAGTGCGATAAAAACTTCCGGTCGAAGCATGAATTGAAAATGCATAAAAGGaaacacacaggagagaaactatttacatgcacagagtgtgataaaagtttcatttacaaatgtttattgaaaaagcatgaaaggatccacacaggtgagaaaccatttacttgCAATGATTGTGATAAAAGCTTTCATTCAAAACATGAACTGAAAATGCATGAAAGATTACATACAGGAGAGAAACTATTTACATGCACCGAGTGTGATAAAGGTttcatttataaatgtttattgaaaaagcatgaaagaagccacacaggagagaaaccaatTACATGCAGTGAAAGTAATAAAAGATTTCAGCAGAAATGTCATTTTAAAAGGCAACAAATAAACCAGAAGCGAGAAAAATCATtaacatgtactgagtgtgaaaAATGTTTTAGTACAAAATCAGAACTAAAAAGGCATGAAAgtatccacacaggagagaagccatttacatgcactgagtgtgaAAAAAGCTTCAGTCacaaatatttattgaaaaacCATGAAAGGGTTCacacaggtgagaaaccatttgcatgcactgagtgtgataaaagcttccgtTCAAAACCTGAATTGAAATTGCATGAAAgtatccacacaggagagaaaccatttatatgCTGTGAATGTAATAAAAACTTCCGTTCGAAACATGAACTAAAAAAGCATGAAAGTATCCActcaggagagaaaccatttatgtgcaccaattgtgataaatgcttcaTTAGCAAAGCACACTTGAAAGTTCACGAAAGGATCCACAcagaagagaaaccatttaaatgcatTGAGTGTGATAAAAACTTCCGTACAAAACCTGAACTGAAAAAGCACGAAAGGATCCACTCtgcagagaaaccatttacatgcacagagTGCGATAAAAGCTTCCGTTCAAAACCTGAACTGAAAATACATGAAATggtccacacaggagagaaaccatttacatgcactgagtgcACTAAACGTTTTAGTagaaaatcaaaactgaaaaagcatgaaaggatccacacaggagagaaaccatttacatgcacccagtgtgataaaagcttcagttggAAATCTGATCTGAAAAAGCACGAAAGGATCCATACAGGAgataaaccatttacatgcagtgagtgtgataaatgtttcagatGGAAATTTGAACTGAAAATTCATAAAAGaatccatacaggagagaaaccatttacatgcatggTGTGCGATAAAAGCTTCAGTAGGAAATCACAACTAAAAAgccatgaaaggatccacacaggagagaaaccatttacatgcaatgAATGTGATAAATGCTTCAGATGTAAATCAAAATTGATAAggcatgaaaggatccacacaggagagaaaccattttcatGCATTGACTGTGACAAAGGCTTCAGTAGGAAATCACAACTGAAAAGCCATGAAAGGATACACCTggtaaagaaataa
- the LOC115085856 gene encoding zinc finger protein 271-like isoform X2, whose protein sequence is MHPEESSKHLEVTKAVSEKDGADTCLCCEWEEIWNQCKPEERLRNPETVTPYEQSTQQPREYAGLSLSSGSECANILIKVHQRIQTRDKSFPCSECNKSFIYPSQLKIHQKIHLGGKQFTCTDYNKSYTWKSKRKRHQRMHTTEKPFTCTKCDKDFSAKAELKIHKRLHMVGKSFTCTVCEKSFALKSHLEKHQINHKGEKPLTYTECDKSLYTKPERKKRQRLHKEANQFICTICDKSFIYKCLLKKHERIHTGEKPFTCTDCDKSFHSKHELKMHERLHTGEKLFTCTECDKGFIYKCLLKKHERIHTGEKPFTCSDCDKSFGSKHEQKMHERKHTGEKLFTCMVCDKSFIYKCLLKKHEKIHSGEKSFACSERDKRINQKSHLKLYQIKHKREKPLKCPECDKGFSTKSELKRHESIHTGEKPFKCTECDKNFRSKHELKMHKRKHTGEKLFTCTECDKSFIYKCLLKKHERIHTGEKPFTCNDCDKSFHSKHELKMHERLHTGEKLFTCTECDKGFIYKCLLKKHERSHTGEKPITCSESNKRFQQKCHFKRQQINQKREKSLTCTECEKCFSTKSELKRHESIHTGEKPFTCTECEKSFSHKYLLKNHERVHTGEKPFACTECDKSFRSKPELKLHESIHTGEKPFICCECNKNFRSKHELKKHESIHSGEKPFMCTNCDKCFISKAHLKVHERIHTEEKPFKCIECDKNFRTKPELKKHERIHSAEKPFTCTECDKSFRSKPELKIHEMVHTGEKPFTCTECTKRFSRKSKLKKHERIHTGEKPFTCTQCDKSFSWKSDLKKHERIHTGDKPFTCSECDKCFRWKFELKIHKRIHTGEKPFTCMVCDKSFSRKSQLKSHERIHTGEKPFTCNECDKCFRCKSKLIRHERIHTGEKPFSCIDCDKGFSRKSQLKSHERIHLVKK, encoded by the coding sequence ATGCATCCTGAGGAATCCAGTAAACATCTGGAAGTGACTAAAGCAGTATCGGAGAAAGATGGAGCAGATACCTGCCTGTGTTGTGAATGGGAGGAAATCTGGAATCAGTGCAAGCCAGAGGAAAGGCTGAGAAACCCTGAGACTGTGACTCCCTATGAGCAAAGTACACAGCAGCCAAGAGAATATGCTGGGTTGAGTCTCTCTTCAGGCAGTGAATGTGCAAATATATTAATAAAAGTTCACCAGAGGATTCAAACAAGAGATAAATCATTtccatgtagtgaatgtaataaaagcttcatttATCCATCACAACTGAAAATACACCAGAAGATCCACTTAGGAGGAAAGCAATTTACATGTACAGACTATAATAAAAGCTACACGtggaaatcaaaaagaaaaaggcaTCAAAGGATGCATACAACAGAGAAACCATTCACTTGCACTAAGTGTGATAAAGATTTCAGTGCGAAAGCAGAACTGAAAATACACAAAAGGCTCCACATGGTAGGAAAATCATTCACATGTACAGTATGTGAAAAATCCTTTGCGCTGAAATCTCATCtggaaaagcaccaaataaaccACAAGGGAGAAAAACCATTAACATACACAGAATGTGATAAAAGTTTATATACAAAACCAGAACGGAAAAAGCGTCAAAGGCTACACAAAGAAGCGAACCAATTTATATGCACTatatgtgataaaagcttcatttacaaatgtttattgaaaaagcatgaaagaatccacacaggagagaaaccatttacttgCACTGATTGTGACAAAAGCTTTCATTCCAAACATGAACTGAAAATGCATGAAAGATTACATACAGGAGAGAagctatttacatgcactgagtgtgataaagGCTTCATTTacaaatgtttattgaaaaaacatgaaaggatccacactggagagaaaccatttacatgctctGATTGTGATAAAAGCTTTGGTTCAAAACATGAACAGAAAATGCATGAAAGGaagcacacaggagagaaactgTTTACATGCATGgtgtgtgataaaagcttcatttacaaatgtttattgaaaaagcaTGAAAAAATCCACTCGGGAGAGAAATCATTTGCATGCAGTGAACGTGATAAAAGAATTAACCAGAAATCTCATCTAAAACTGTACCAAATAAAGCACAAGCGAGAAAAACCTTTAAAATGTCCTGAGTGTGACAAAGGTTTCTCTACAAAATCAGAACTGAAAAGGCATGAAAgtatccacacaggagagaaaccatttaaatgcactGAGTGCGATAAAAACTTCCGGTCGAAGCATGAATTGAAAATGCATAAAAGGaaacacacaggagagaaactatttacatgcacagagtgtgataaaagtttcatttacaaatgtttattgaaaaagcatgaaaggatccacacaggtgagaaaccatttacttgCAATGATTGTGATAAAAGCTTTCATTCAAAACATGAACTGAAAATGCATGAAAGATTACATACAGGAGAGAAACTATTTACATGCACCGAGTGTGATAAAGGTttcatttataaatgtttattgaaaaagcatgaaagaagccacacaggagagaaaccaatTACATGCAGTGAAAGTAATAAAAGATTTCAGCAGAAATGTCATTTTAAAAGGCAACAAATAAACCAGAAGCGAGAAAAATCATtaacatgtactgagtgtgaaaAATGTTTTAGTACAAAATCAGAACTAAAAAGGCATGAAAgtatccacacaggagagaagccatttacatgcactgagtgtgaAAAAAGCTTCAGTCacaaatatttattgaaaaacCATGAAAGGGTTCacacaggtgagaaaccatttgcatgcactgagtgtgataaaagcttccgtTCAAAACCTGAATTGAAATTGCATGAAAgtatccacacaggagagaaaccatttatatgCTGTGAATGTAATAAAAACTTCCGTTCGAAACATGAACTAAAAAAGCATGAAAGTATCCActcaggagagaaaccatttatgtgcaccaattgtgataaatgcttcaTTAGCAAAGCACACTTGAAAGTTCACGAAAGGATCCACAcagaagagaaaccatttaaatgcatTGAGTGTGATAAAAACTTCCGTACAAAACCTGAACTGAAAAAGCACGAAAGGATCCACTCtgcagagaaaccatttacatgcacagagTGCGATAAAAGCTTCCGTTCAAAACCTGAACTGAAAATACATGAAATggtccacacaggagagaaaccatttacatgcactgagtgcACTAAACGTTTTAGTagaaaatcaaaactgaaaaagcatgaaaggatccacacaggagagaaaccatttacatgcacccagtgtgataaaagcttcagttggAAATCTGATCTGAAAAAGCACGAAAGGATCCATACAGGAgataaaccatttacatgcagtgagtgtgataaatgtttcagatGGAAATTTGAACTGAAAATTCATAAAAGaatccatacaggagagaaaccatttacatgcatggTGTGCGATAAAAGCTTCAGTAGGAAATCACAACTAAAAAgccatgaaaggatccacacaggagagaaaccatttacatgcaatgAATGTGATAAATGCTTCAGATGTAAATCAAAATTGATAAggcatgaaaggatccacacaggagagaaaccattttcatGCATTGACTGTGACAAAGGCTTCAGTAGGAAATCACAACTGAAAAGCCATGAAAGGATACACCTggtaaagaaataa